The sequence ACCGTCTGATATCAGCCGCGCGCAAAGCCGGCGTCAGGATCATCCACACCAGGCAGGGTTATCGCGCCGACATGGCCGACATGACGCCCTACGAGAAATGGCGCCGCAAGCGCTCCGGTCTCGACGGCACCGACATCCTGCTGCGCTCAGGCGCGGGATTCCAGATCGTCCCGGAGATCGATGTCGCGCCTGACGACATCATCGTCGACAAAACCTGCAACAGCGCCTTCACCTATACGGATTTCGAGCTTGTGCTGCGCGCCCAAGGCATCACGCATCTGATGTTTTCCGGCTGCACGACAGACGTCTGCGTCCACACCACGCTGCGCGAGGCCTGCGACCGCAATTTTCAGTGCCTGACAATCTCGGACGCTTGCGCCAGCGGCGACAGACGAGCCCACGAGGCGGCGCTGCACATGGTGACGGTCGAGGACGGTGTCTTCGGCGTGTTGGCTGATTCAACCGCCGTCATCGACGGCCTGTCGCGGCTTGGCGACAGGCGTTAGACCACAGGAGATCGACGGGCTTCAGCCGGTTGCCCGCGTCCCCAGCCCGGCGCGAGGCGCATAGGCCCCCGGCTGGAAGGCATCATGTTCGCGGCGCGCCAGCGAATTGCGCAGCAGGGCGATCGTTTCGCGGCCGACCGTCGCGATCTCGCGCGGCGTGTCGACGCCGACGATCATGAATTCGTCGATCCCGAGCCCGGCATAGGCAAGCAGCGACAGCGCCACCTGAGCCGGCGGCCCCGACAGGTCGACCGCCTTGTGGCCGGCGGCCGAAGCGCCCC is a genomic window of Mesorhizobium huakuii containing:
- a CDS encoding cysteine hydrolase family protein, giving the protein MIKATPFDFPYDGRLVAENTALVVIDLQQDFLSTSGYFARKGYDPSPLRAILPTVNRLISAARKAGVRIIHTRQGYRADMADMTPYEKWRRKRSGLDGTDILLRSGAGFQIVPEIDVAPDDIIVDKTCNSAFTYTDFELVLRAQGITHLMFSGCTTDVCVHTTLREACDRNFQCLTISDACASGDRRAHEAALHMVTVEDGVFGVLADSTAVIDGLSRLGDRR